A single window of Nicotiana tomentosiformis chromosome 1, ASM39032v3, whole genome shotgun sequence DNA harbors:
- the LOC104121392 gene encoding exosome complex component RRP41 homolog, with translation MEYVNPEGLRLDGRRPMEMRQIRAEIGVVSRADGSASFEMGNTKVIAAVYGPREVQNRSQQINDQALVRCEYSMANFSTGDRRRKNKGDRRSTEISLVIRQTMEACILTHLMPRSQIDIFVQVLQADGGTRSACINAATLALADAGIPMRDLVTSCSAGYLNSTPLLDLNYLEDSAGGPDVTVGILPKLDKVTLLQMDAKLPMDIFENVMQLAVEGCKAVESHIREILLENTKKLEIRRGV, from the exons ATGGAGTACGTTAATCCGGAAGGTCTTCGCTTAGATGGTCGCCGTCCCATGGAG ATGAGACAAATTCGTGCTGAAATTGGGGTTGTCTCAAGAGCTGATGG TTCTGCTTCTTTTGAAATGGGTAATACCAAAGTCATTGCTGCAGTTTATGGTCCCAGGGAG GTCCAGAACAGGAGCCAACAGATCAATGACCAGGCGCTG GTACGATGCGAATATAGCATGGCTAATTTCAGCACTGGTGATCGCCGAAGAAAAAATAAGGGCGACAG GAGATCCACAGAGATATCTCTTGTTATTCGCCAGACAATGGAAGCTTGCATATTGACACACCTAATGCCTCGCTCTCAG ATAGACATTTTTGTCCAAGTTCTCCAAGCAGATGGAG GTACAAGATCAGCATGCATAAATGCTGCCACGCTGGCACTAGCTGATGCTGGGATTCCCATGCGTGATCTTGTCACATCGTGCAGTGCTGGATACCTCAACAGCACGCCTCTTCTTG ATCTAAACTACTTGGAAGACAGTGCTGGCGGTCCTGATGTCACTGTAGGAATTTTACCTAAGTTGGACAAAGTGACCCTTCTGCAG ATGGATGCTAAACTACCAATGGATATTTTTGAAAATGTCATGCAATTAGCAGTTGAAGGCTGCAAAGCAGTGGAAAGCCATATCCGGGAA ATATTATTGGAAAACACCAAGAAGTTGGAGATTCGCCGAGGTGTATAG
- the LOC104121393 gene encoding putative glucose-6-phosphate 1-epimerase, translated as MGQYAPVWDHTAAIEVTKDWNGIDQVLLRNSQGASLRVSLQGGQVTSWRNDRGEELLFNSSKSIFKSPKATRGGISVCFPQYGNGGSLEQLGFARNKIWTIEDDPPSLYSYDPQGKSFIDLLLKPSEDDLKFWPHGFEFRLRVSLASDGSLSLISRVRNINGKQFSFSFAYHTYFSVSDISEIRIEGLETLDYLDNLCQKERFTEQGDAITFESEIDRVYVSSPNRIAVLDHERKRTYLIRKEGLPDTVVWNPWEKKSKAMADFGDEEYKQMLCVDGAAIEKPITLKPGEEWTGRVELVVVPSSFCDL; from the exons ATGGGGCAGTATGCACCAGTCTGGGATCATACAGCAGCAATTGAGGTAACAAAAGATTGGAATGGGATTGATCAGGTTTTGCTTCGTAACTCTCAGGGTGCCTCTTTACGG GTTAGCTTGCAAGGAGGACAAGTTACTTCTTGGCGGAATGACAGAGGGGAAGAGCTCCTATTCAACAGCAGTAAG AGCATCTTCAAGTCTCCAAAAGCTACACGAGGAGGAATTTCTGTTTGCTTTCCACAG TATGGAAATGGCGGTTCACTTGAACAACTTGGATTTGCAAGAAACAAAATCTGGACCATTGAGGACGACCCTCCATCTCTATACTCATATGACCCACAAGGAAAATCTTTCATTGACTTACTGCTGAAACCTTCAGAAGATGATCTGAAGTTCTGGCCTCACGG tttTGAGTTTCGCCTTCGGGTTTCGCTGGCATCAGACGGAAGCTTGTCCTTGATATCTCGTGTTAGAAACATCAATGGCAAACAATTCAGCTTCTCGTTTGCTTATCATACATACTTCTCTGTTTCAGACATAAG TGAAATAAGGATTGAAGGTTTAGAAACACTGGACTATCTAGACAATCTGTGCCAGAAAGAACGCTTTACAGAACAAGGAGATGCTATAACTTTTGAATCTGAG ATCGACAGAGTCTATGTTAGTTCTCCAAATCGTATTGCTGTTCTTGATCATGAAAGGAAACGAACATATCTGATAAGGAAGGAAGGATTGCCAGATACTG TGGTATGGAATCCATGGGAGAAGAAATCCAAAGCAATGGCGGATTTTGGTGACGAGGAGTACAAACAGATGCTTTGTGTTGATGGGGCTGCAATAGAGAAACCCATCACATTGAAGCCAGGAGAGGAATGGACTGGTCGTGTAGAGCTTGTGGTCGTGCCATCAAGTTTTTGTGATCTTTAA